Below is a genomic region from Helianthus annuus cultivar XRQ/B chromosome 2, HanXRQr2.0-SUNRISE, whole genome shotgun sequence.
ttgaagtcaaaccgtagttacgacggtttggtttctagtaGTTATCTAAGCATAAATCAACTACAAAGGATCTagacgacttacagaagttgggtCTTGCTTAGAGTATACAGAGAAatgcttgagagcctttagaatgaccagaggagtgtgttttgagttgtgtgttGGTTATGAACCAAACATGCCCTTTTATAGTAAGGTTTCACAGCAAATTTTGACACACAAGTCCCCCAACTAACCCCAACCTTCCAACATGTGTCCCTAGTGTTTAGGAGTTGTTTAGGGGTCACTTTGAAGGTTTAAATGCAGGCCATGGCTTTTAGATGGCTGAACAGCCAAgttaagcatgtttctgcatctgggcgcctgacgcggcccgcatgggggaACCATGCaccttgtacgcgggtcgcctggtttttaaaatcatgcgcgtatcttagggggctcgcggcccgccttcacttaccCCAAATctcaacgcgggtcgcgagagggtGGTTTTTCAAGgcttttaaatcttttgaaatgattacgagaatctggtaattaataacgaaatctttcgtaatcattaacctgacctttcgggttttgaaggggtaacttgaatattttataatcatgactaaatcttggtaataatgataaaatctttagtaataaataatgaaatctttagtaatcatcaacttgacctttcgggttttgaaggggtaacttgaatcttttataatcatgatcagaatctttgtaattaataacctgacctttcggaacCGAAGGGgcaactttgcgatttggcccttggttatttacaactaagggcctcgtgttatttataTGTATTATTCAGTCCCTTGGTTATTTTCAATATTATTAGAAAGgttttaacttttattattgacgctttttaCCCCTCGCATAcggatttgatcataactttctcgttttaaaacggaacttcgcgaaatttatatattatattctagtgagcgtattttactgttacgaagcctcgggttcgttaaatggtcactcagaggtataattaaacatgttgacacgtttaacccctatagcttgtaatctctcactttctttcgcgtttcgtttccgtacgatccatgatttatccgtttgaaggtacgagcatcatttagggatACTATAAAGTATATTACCCTTGATTGACATTTATAATCCTCGAATTTACATATATTCAagatttgtcaattttagtccttcaatgccacgtgtaaacttaggACACGTGTCggcacattattggacgcaaaaatttcgaggtgttacatcctcacccccttaaaataaatctcgacccgagatttactcaaataatttggggtatttttctttcatcgtggattcaacttcccacgtattTTCGGGATCTcttcgggcatcccatttaacctttactataggcacatgttttcttctaagcttcttcacctgtcggtCTTTAATTGACAAGGCTTtaccacaaacttcaagctctcatttATACGTTCATCAGTATGAGGTATCATCAATGATCCATCGGTGAAGCATTTCTTTAGATTGTAGATGCGGAGCACATTGTGAACtccattgagctcttccggtaagttcgACTCATAGGCGTCGGACCCGACACATTTGGTAACattgaaaggtcctatgtatctcgggcttagcttgcctttcttccAAACCGCATCACTCCAATTAATGATTCTGGGTCTACgtactcttctgcctatctcgggcagacTTGAGTTGGCCTCGagtctggacaatcttgtccgttatTTCGAAGGctatttctggtcctgatagttggaccttTACAACATCCgtccaacaaacaggcgatctataCTTACTACCGTatatgcctcgaaaggcgcagcctttatgccgGTACGGTAgttattgttgtaggagaattcgattagtggtaggtctCATATTAATGATGCAGTCCTAAACGGGATATGCATCTTAACCCTTCTCACCTTTCGGGAGATAAACAAGATAATCTTAGAAAGAGATAATCGAGATACAGGGAGACTACAGAGACTTTCCATATTTCAGGCTCCTGTTCCTTCATTATTATTTGTGTTAATACGTGATATGTTTATGTTATAAGTCCATGAATTCCTTATTTCGGAACGCTTTACTTGGACAATATTATGGATATCTTCTTCGAATACTACTAGTCGATATTTGTATAATATGATTATTGGGGTAGTTCCGGGGTTCCATGTATTAacttccatactgatcaggcatggaaataATCTATGGGACACGCCAgtatacgccaatcctcatatggtacttttatcaacatagtttggcattcgtaGGTGATAGAAAAACAATGAGAAATaataacatatgttgtcgtaCTCTATTGCGAAGAAAGAGTACTTTTAGACTTTTCGGAAGGATTCTTATGAATTTTCCATCCGTAGGTTTTTACATTATGCTAAATATATAGGGTTTTATGAAACGTTTGTAAAAAGCTTGCTATATTTATTGTTTATGAAGGATTTATTGGTATCTGATTCAAAATAAAACTTTTGGCATTTAAGTTTATGATAAAGGTTAGGGAAAGTACTCCAGATTTCTAATGCCATTAAAACAATTTATTAGTTGCAAACCAACAATTGTTACTCTTTATCTAGATGGCCTtaatatatactaaccatggtatttATAGACCATATAGGTTAATATAGTACTAACATTCTCAATGAacgttatttaatatatatatatatatatatatattcattatgtttagTCTAGGTCATGAAAGACCATAAACGGCATTTAAGGTTCGGCCGAATTCATCATTTTCTTGACAGGGGATCAAAACGTCACttctgtctttattatattgatgaattttTGGACAGCTCAAAAGTCTGCCACGAGGATATCAGAACAGAGTGATTTTTAATAGGTACAACATCGATCTAAGATTTGTTGGAGCGTTTTCTTAGGTACAAATGACAAATTCCTATCTCATATCAAATGATTGAGATCCTAAACATGCGGAGTCAATAGTTCTCAACAAATATGATCTCTTATGGAATTATATGTGCCAGTAGTAACTATTTTCTTCATAACCGTTTGATAAGAAAGGTACCCGCTGTATCCTTATAATACTGCACCATCTTCTGGCCGTTCTTTCCGAAGACTCATGCGTTTGTTCTTTTGGCTTCTTCGGGTTTCTTCTGATTcttagggcagttggtcttgacaTGCCCCCTCTCGTTACAACCgtaacaggttgcatcttttagCTTTTCGCAATCCAGGGTTTTATGTTCCTGTGATTTGCAAATTCCACAAGGTAGGGGCTGAGATTCgaatctgcatttcccgaggtggtatttcctacaggtttcgcACTTGGTCTTCTCAACCGACTGTTGACTGCCTCTTTTTAACCCGGAACTCTTCCTATCGGAGCGACGAGAATTCTCATCCTCCCTTTTTCTCTTTCCATTTTTAGAGGCCTTGGCAGCCATGCCCCTGACTATATCAAGTGTAAGAGATAGCGACAGGTCTGCCGCTGACCTGAACGTAGCAGGCCTTGAGGCCTTAACActggccttgatttctggggctaaacccccaatgaagcgagcaatcctctttGGTTCCGGTGTTACTAGGTAAGGAACCAGTCTGGACAGTgtattgaaattggtgaggtaTGCTTGACAATCTAAATTTGTCATAACCAAGGATATAAAgccagcttcaattttctcaacttcatgttgaggacagtaatTCTCTTTGATAAGAGTAACGAACTGATCCCAAGTCATGTTGTACAAAGGGATTttcccggtggcttgaatcaacgaccgccaccaggctaaggcctcacccTTAAATGATTGCGACACGAACTTGaccacatccctctcagcgcATCCGCTGATGCCCACAACCgtatccatttcatctaaccatgtCATACAATCTACAGCTCcattctccccagtgaaatcccggggtttacatgaaacaaagtacttgtaggagcaacccttatcatGGGGTCCTTGATTCAGTATGATCTGTTGAGACGGATCGCTGTAATTATTAGAAGGGTGACGCTCGTCATCTTCCTTCTTGGGTTCATCCTTCTTGGAAGGAGGCTTCGAATGTGGTATAGATAGGGTCCTACTACGAGTCCCACTATACTCTTCGTACTGCCGCTCTAAGGCCTTCTTAACTGCGTCGTCTACCAACGTTTTTAGTTCAGCACCCGTTAAATTAATTCGGGCGTTATCATTGTTCTCCATTGGGTGGCTATTAATTTTATCTGAGCCAGCCATTTAATTGAACTGTTACATAAAACAAGGACAATAGTTTACTTGGGagcttattatggaattgtcttttatggcaattcattaaccatggtaacggaGACCATagttggttaatttattaatcacatTTGTTTAGGATTTGTATTATAACTTAACCTAATTATAAAAACAATAACGGTTTTACTAGTGGCACgaaaggcctagtcacatggacggTTTAATTTATGAgtcatgatttcagagaatcaaggtattaaggtttgaatcgCATTCAGTACCttctcttgacagggagttgtagacttcaactgtcttttgtctttttaGGACAATAGGTATAGCCCGTGGGCATTTCCCTTCTGAGGGatggttataatatgatcatcttctcagatgctattagtcgagatcgtatggATCCTACCGATTATTTTGCTTGGACCTGGTCCAACACTTTTAGACAGGAGGTCACAGACCACCACTGTcattgtcttatcggacaacaagtttagcccgtaggcacttcatcactatcggatgtttataatgtgatcatcttataggatgacacaagccgtgatttctaaatcactaggccagataagaaaattggaagaatccaatataaggatgactgttgtgattttcccgaatcacatttgtcaataGTGTTAACACGTgcttaggtgttaacaaggatctgaatcccttgagtaggtttcaccatcttggccgtgtaggctaggtctcacctttaagattctttttaaactgCATACTGGCAGGGAAAAGAGGGatgtttattttattcaggatttttatcataaatcctaatttaatattatataattatggCACAAGAGACCAAGTCATAGGGACAACTTTATATTATCAACCTTGATTTTGTAGAATTAAGGTATTTAGGCCTGAACGTGTTcttgccttttcttgacagggagttgtaagttacgactgtctttattaaaatttctggcctgggggcctatcaattaacatctcttaagatgttaagacatatagtcattgcactgatgatacgttcagcggtcacagtaatgacatgacgacaTGATCAGTgccattaatttaatcaactgtcgttcagtggtcataataatgacatgacggcaggattagcacttaatttaatcaactgacgttcagtggtcataataatgacatgacgacaggatttgcacttaatttgatcaactgacgttcagtggtcataataatgacatgacggcaggattagcacttaatttgatcaactgacgttcagtggtcataataatgacatgacggcaggattagcacttaatttaatcaactgtcgttcattggtcataataatgacatgacggcaggattagcacttaatttgatcaactgtcgttcagtggtcataataatgacatgacgacaggattagtactttaatttaaatcaactgtcattcagtggtcataataatgacatgacgacaggaTTATGGTCTAGAGGGCTTTGAGCATAGCTCATCCCCTTAGGATGGGGAATTTCGAAAGATCACAATTGTTGATGTCGCAATCGGACAGTGTATTATAGCCCGTGGCACTTcctccttaagggatgattattttaataaGGAAGGTTTGGAATAACCCAATCTAGGGATGACTTACGTGATTTTATCGAACCACgtttgccaggagtgttaacattttacggatgttaacaaggatttgaatctcttGAAtaggtcctaccatcttggcctcgtCATATAGGCTAGGTTTACCCTTGAGATTTCTTTTTAAAAATgcctactggcagggaaggaatgatatttattttatttaggatcttatcataaatcctaatttataagttaataatagcacaattggcctagtcgcgtagacaagtttaatttataagccatgatcgtctgggatcgaggcatttagtaatagcacaaaaggcttagtcacaaggacatatataatttataagccatgatttcagagaatcacagcatgaaggtattctggcacaataggcctagtcactaggACATTTATACcttataagctaggatttcagagaatcaaagccttgaggtttgaacctagttcattacctttttctgacagggagtcatagactaccactgcccttttgttttatatgacaatTTGTATGGCCTGTAGGctctacaccactaatggatgttttaataagtttggcccgtaggcactacatcactaatggatgttttaataagtttggcccgtaggcactacatcactaatggatgttttaataagtttggcccgtaggcactacatcactaatggatgttttaataagtttggcccgtaggcactacatcaccaatggatgttttaataagtttggcccgtaggcactacatcactaatggatgttttaataagtttggcccgtaggcactacaccactaatggatgttttaataagtgatcatctttattgatgacttaacccatgatttatgaatcatttatttgggttttgaaatcctttaaaggattattgtataagaatgacgtgtgcgattttaacgaatcacatctgccatgatttgttaacatgcttacataGGTTAACAgcgaatctgaatcttttaattaggtcgtaccatcatgaccggatcttaaaagacaccaggctaggtttcacccccttaagattctttatttaggcagatcaaataaaagtaatggttttgatttatttaatatttcttatttagaatgaaagtctaaacttaatcattccattatataaaagtggaagtataaagttgccctaagcgggacttgaaaggaataatgttgtcctcgcagggactgaaagataattatgtccttataaggactaataaggaaacgatcttcagcaagaggagtttcttcttcattcatttcctgaatgccttctccttggttgcacgtttcatcctggtcgcggtacgaagctcagcagttCAAGACTCCGGATGTGGAGACTTCCTATTACagctccttcgcttggcgacgtataaaaatttggaagcaaagtttccagatcagaatttagaatattcctatgttaagtctagactcaagtatgtgcaattgtgtcattgagattaaacacataaggatagtgtttaattcactcaatgttggctctgataccaacctgtcacaccccgatttccacgtgtctcaccagtgggcccggtgggggattaccgtgacgtagttggagacatcatagtcaaaccacacaatataataatgcacagcggaagcataaagataattatattcaactattgttcgtaatatcaaatgtattacaaatagtcgaaaggtatccacaggggatcaaataataatatcgaaaagtattgttcaacagactttgacatctaaagcttgcaagacttgaataatgatgcctggagtagccagcctattacctatagcacctgcacttaatctttttggaaaaatacgtcagtttacactggtaaatacactcaactgactcattttggaaaatgattgaaaatttatttgaatgcacatggcacaaaatatcttttgattaaaatacccagaggcaagattaatctttttataacttgggacaatcatagttatgatcttgtatacagatttacatgttcgttgtacgttcagggcccgatgtagaaaccgagtcatgattaatagacacatcacaagtataggcccactgagcgtgagataccgtttcccttatgcaactgtcaggtgtatgcctacaccccgtgcataagacgtgaccattttataatacaatgatgtcaaggatatccgggacatggtcattaacccctaaaggcttttatttcaaacaatacagatcaaaccgggttacctcaataacttaatcacaatccgattaaatattcaatacccgaccaagcggtattattataccgtatcccaagcccgtatagggaaataagttaagagtatttacctgagctagctcctgtcttaaatagcaagaataataactcagccgtatattctaatcagtaGTCGCAAgtacttttactgggctcctaatctggaacgaaggttttatcaacctattagaatcctaacaggtctttataatagccgtagcttagaccggtcagtttcaaaggaatatatacggtttaatcgcgtgaaaggcgaaaaccgggaacaAGTGGTGATTTCGCCCaaacaagttcgaagacttgttttatatgggtcttacattcacactctggattttggggtcaaaacaatatggtttgacccgcatcggctaattcatgtaaactagttacgtacGCCGAACCGTACGCGCAAAAAGGCGcatcgggtaaccgtaagagtcttacgcttgtttcctaagttaatatgccttaaagaggttgtggtatcagtaggataccttccgtaatgcccgtaacgagttttttttttttttttgtcctttatacgccccgtaggggtttttcggtcattttaaagattctTAAAGgggtttatgagttctacagggaatctgagtttcccgaccagtttataaagtctaaaatactttatttattatttaaaatcagtagcaactggaatcgggtcaaaagaccttatagaactcaagttacggcccaaaagggtatattcggtatttaccgaaccgtagccataaccgtaggttatgagcagggtaaaaatgattaaaaatctttaaaaatccccaaatattattttacaacagtaggtaaaagttttggggacgaaatcttggtttaggtaggcgttatgctaaatgcgctatttaattaccaaAGTTCCGAAATTTGCGCCATttggcataactcctattctggacctcggattgacatgaaattttagggacatgcttagaaatcagtaaccaaggtcatgatccgttcacatgtccgaaaacctcgtttaaatttataaagggcgttacggtcaacttttaggcgattagcggaaatgcgtaaaagattcggaca
It encodes:
- the LOC110900007 gene encoding uncharacterized protein LOC110900007 → MAGSDKINSHPMENNDNARINLTGAELKTLVDDAVKKALERQYEEYSGTRSRTLSIPHSKPPSKKDEPKKEDDERHPSNNYSDPSQQIILNQGPHDKGCSYKGMAAKASKNGKRKREDENSRRSDRKSSGLKRGSQQSVEKTKCETCRKYHLGKCRFESQPLPCGICKSQEHKTLDCEKLKDATCYGCNERGHVKTNCPKNQKKPEEAKRTNA